TATTTCACCCAAGCACAAGCAAGCGTGGGTGGTGTCGGGCGCATAACAGCAAGGGGCACAATCCGATGCATCGCGTTTATGCTGGAATCCAAGGACCGCAGACGCGGCGCCGCATCCTCAGGACGTTTGGCGCCGGTAGCGCTTTGGCGACAATCGGTGCTGCTTCACCGTTCGATCTGGCGACGAAGCAGCAATCGTTCGTTGTGCGGCGCAACGTCGCCCAGGCAGGCGGTGACGCCTGTACCGGTGGCGCCTTACCTGCCGAGATATCGGGCCATTTCGACGATACGTTCGGCCATCGGCATGAGATTGGTGCCGCGCACTGGATGTCGTTTCACGACGACGAGGAGTTTCTCTACCGTATCTGCACGGTGTATCGACAAGACGGTTACCTGATCGCGCAGAACGACGCGGTGCAAGCCTACTATCCCGACATGTACAGCCGGTTTGAATGGGTCATCGACGGGGACGACATCTGGTATTGCCAGCAGGTGTTCGCTGCCGACAGCCACGACGAAGCGCGTGACTTCGACCGTCATCCGCGCGCGGACAGCAGCAACCCCGGCACCGGGGGATGCGGTGTGGATGGCTCCATTGCATGGACCAAACTCAGCGCGGCGTCGACCTGACGCTTGGTTAGGTGAGGGCGGCGATCCGGCGTCGCAGCTCCGGCAGCGCCTCGGTTTCAAACCAGGGGTGGCGCTTTAGCCATGCGGTGTTGCGCCATGACGGGTGCGGTGTCGCGAAAAAGCGCGGCAGGTGGTCGCGCCAGGCCGTAACGGTCTCCGTCAGGCTCGAGCCCGCGGCCTTGCCCAGATAGCGGCGCTGGGCGTAGCCGCCAACAAGCAGTGTCAGCTCGATGTTCGGCAACCGATCGAGAACACGTTCGTGCCACAGCGGCGCGCATTCCGGCCGGGGCGGATTGTCGCCGCCACGCGGATCGCGCCCGGGATAACAGAACCCCATGGGCACGATGGCAATGCGCGTCGCGTCATAGAAGGTTGCATGATCGACGGCCATCCAGTCGCGCAGCCGGTCGCCGCTCCTGTCGTCCCAGGGAATGCCGGATGCGTGAACCCTGGTGCCCGGTGCCTGTCCGATGATCAGGACCCGGGCCGAGGTCGCCGCGCGTAGGACCGGCCGGGGGCCGAGCGGCAGGTCGCCGGCACAGACGCGGCATGACCGGACCTCGCCAAGCAGATGGCCCAAGGATGCGGTGTCGTTGTTCTGAAGCATGGTGCTATATCGTCACTGCCGAGTGGCGGAAACGCTGCTCGCTCCACCGAGAAGCGGGTCATATTGCCGGCATGATGGACGATATCGCAGAGATCGGGAAAGCCCTCAATGCGGCCGGCGTGTCCATTGCGGCGGGCGGTATCGGTGAGGTCACCCGTCTGCCTGGCCTGACCAACAACACCTGGCGGGTGACGGTAGACGGCGTTGACTACGTCGTGCGTCTGCCCGGCGCCGGCACGTCGGCCCATATCGATCGTGCGGCGGAAGCCCACAATCTGCGCGTCGCCGAAACGATCGGGGTCGCGGCCCCGGTCATCCATATCGATCCATCCACCGGCATCCTTGTCATGCGCTTTCGCGACGATGCGGTCGTGCCCGATGACGCCCACATGAAACGCCCGGACGTGATCGCCAGACTGGGCGCCGTCCTTCGACGCCTGCACGAAGGCCCAGCTTTTCGCGGCGTGATGAATCCATTCGACAAGATTGACCATTACCTG
The genomic region above belongs to Pseudomonadota bacterium and contains:
- a CDS encoding uracil-DNA glycosylase family protein, which translates into the protein MLQNNDTASLGHLLGEVRSCRVCAGDLPLGPRPVLRAATSARVLIIGQAPGTRVHASGIPWDDRSGDRLRDWMAVDHATFYDATRIAIVPMGFCYPGRDPRGGDNPPRPECAPLWHERVLDRLPNIELTLLVGGYAQRRYLGKAAGSSLTETVTAWRDHLPRFFATPHPSWRNTAWLKRHPWFETEALPELRRRIAALT